Proteins encoded by one window of Engraulis encrasicolus isolate BLACKSEA-1 chromosome 21, IST_EnEncr_1.0, whole genome shotgun sequence:
- the wu:fd46g04 gene encoding endonuclease domain-containing 1 protein translates to MNTCRVVWCLVVSLLPLLSQARVTTFSQCPAFFVDGLSPTVLRDHGNNNRYQEICQCLLDQNNKPQYFYATLYDTQSKIPVYSAYNLSHADTGRDDRWYVEPQLDGGKVECMGGQHQIPIANRGQRQALNRDYDGSGYDKGHLYPVYHTSTPTAMLATSTLTNAAPQDPTFNRGRWRLAEEKLVELSRDCLHAFVVTGVVPGNKAIGNGVRVAKHYWSALCCMKKEGRQSWAFVGPDNNGQVQELSVKELDQRLSGEGHFDTEFTVFDGRC, encoded by the exons ATGAACACCTGTCGTGTAGTCTGGTGTCTAGTGGTGTCCCTCCTACCCCTCCTATCCCAGGCCAGGGTGACCACGTTCAGCCAGTGCCCGGCTTTCTTTGTGGACGGCCTCAGTCCCACCGTTCTGCGGGATCATGGCAACAACAACCGCTACCAGGAAATATGCCAGTGCCTCCTCGACCAGAACAACAAGCCGCAGTACTTCTACGCCACCCTGTACGACACTCAGAGCAAGATACCCGTCTACTCAGCTTACAACCTCAGCCATGCGGATACCGGCCGTGATGACCGCTGGTATGTGGAGCCACAG CTTGACGGTGGCAAGGTGGAGTGCATGGGTGGGCAACACCAGATCCCCATCGCCAACCGAGGACAGCGCCAGGCCCTGAACCGGGACTACGATGGCAGTGGGTACGACAAGGGCCACCTGTACCCCGTCTaccacacctccacccccaccgccaTGCTGGCCACCTCCACCCTGACCAACGCCGCCCCCCAGGACCCCACCTTCAACAG GGGGCGTTGGAGGCTCGCTGAGGAGAAGCTGGTGGAGCTGTCAAGAGACTGCCTGCATGCCTTCGTGGTGACCGGAGTGGTGCCTGGGAACAAGGCCATCGGCAATGGGGTGAGAGTGGCCAAGCACTACTGGAGCGCCCTCTGCTGCATGAAAAAGGAAGGGCGCCAGTCATGGGCCTTCGTCGGGCCGGATAACAACGGCCAAGTGCAGGAGCTGAGTGTGAAGGAGCTGGATCAGAGGTTGAGCGGGGAAGGCCACTTTGACACAGAGTTCACTGTGTTTGATGGAAGATGTTGA
- the LOC134437334 gene encoding ribonuclease-like 3, whose amino-acid sequence MTAFFKLCLMFLLVYATLSAKTDPSSNTTVSTSIHPDRPSPRPRPSADTIRRYRKFINQHVDQNMVAKRCNDEINCRKISVSDDNKECKEANTFILATTNHINVVCNKAGTPYKGRANLRKSNQPFWVVNCKADVQGRRLPRCSYKGGTARVYVVLDCAEGYPVHYETGVPAN is encoded by the coding sequence ATGACGGCTTTCTTCAAGCTCTGCCTGATGTTTTTGCTGGTGTATGCCACCCTCTCTGCCAAGACTGACCCATCCTCCAACACCACAGTCTCCACATCCATACATCCCGACCGACCttcacccagacccagaccctcGGCAGACACCATCCGCCGCTACAGGAAGTTCATCAACCAACACGTTGACCAGAACATGGTCGCAAAGAGGTGCAACGATGAGATCAACTGTAGAAAAATCTCTGTCTCTGATGATAATAAGGAGTGCAAAGAGGCAAACACCTTCATTCTAGCAACCACCAATCACATTAATGTAGTTTGTAACAAGGCAGGAACACCATACAAAGGACGGGCAAATCTGAGAAAAAGCAACCAACCCTTCTGGGTTGTCAACTGCAAGGCGGATGTTCAGGGCAGACGCTTGCCGAGGTGCTCTTACAAGGGTGGGACAGCTAGAGTGTATGTTGTCCTTGACTGTGCGGAGGGCTATCCTGTGCATTATGAAACAGGAGTACCTGCAAATTag
- the LOC134437336 gene encoding myelin-oligodendrocyte glycoprotein-like produces the protein MLWIWPYLLGVFTLTVTAEVPGKFNVSVPHGPITSPLGSSVILPCAVTPSFSVLPYKVLWQRPDTEKTTVLHFEQRKIQEKSADPQYRGRASLVGDLEMGNVSLKLENLTLADRGGYVCMVNSFIWYDKAEQDLHVRGMYFKILKLLKM, from the exons ATGCTGTGGATTTGGCCATATCTTCTTGGTGTTTTCACACTAACTGTCACTGCTGAAG TTCCTGGTAAATTCAACGTTTCAGTTCCTCATGGACCAATAACATCTCCTCTGGGATCCTCTGTCATCTTGCCATGTGCTGTGACTCCTTCCTTCAGtgtgctgccctacaaagtgcTCTGGCAACGACCAGACACAGAGAAAACAACGGTCTTACACTTTGAGCAGCGCAAAATCCAGGAGAAATCTGCTGACCCTCAGTACAGGGGTAGGGCATCTCTGGTAGGGGACCTGGAGATGGGGAACGTGTCCCTTAAACTGGAAAACCTCACGCTGGCAGACAGGGGAGGATATGTGTGCATGGTTAATAGCTTTATATGGTATGATAAGGCTGAACAGGATTTACATGTACGAGGCATGTATTTTAAAATCCTCAAGCTTTTGAAGATG
- the LOC134437763 gene encoding E3 ubiquitin-protein ligase TRIM39-like encodes MKGECVQSVETLQVTDTSNNIFAPGEFVQSVGKLQVTETSTNTSAPEITEKSTTTQTKIITKPGPEIITGDAVQLTLDEKTAPDFLNVEELASGRLQVTCKDPGKMAAQGTQHPHVLCKERLNSHRHYWEVTDDEESNRLPNLAQRDSWYVGVCTSTAAESKVKLTLTPENGYWILHYQKGTGFFTNAETTCTAAVSVASNIHVLGVHLDCDNHTLSFYNPWDETHICTFYNIPPLKTFIPLICPGLTAGDSLMCVRQCSRPGHYINGQYVDD; translated from the exons ATGAAAG GGGAATGTGTGCAGAGTGTGGAAACACTACAAGTGACAGACACATCCAACAACATATTCGCACCAG GTGAATTTGTACAAAGTGTGGGAAAACTACAAGTAACAGAAACATCAACCAACACATCTGCACCAG AAATTACAGAAaagtcaacaacaacacaaaccaaAATCATTACAAAACCAG GACCAGAGATAATAACAGGAGATGCAG TACAACTTACGCTGGATGAGAAAACAGCTCCTGATTTCCTGAATGTGGAGGAACTAGCCAGTGGACGATTACAAGTAACATGTAAAGACCCAGGAAAAATGGCTGCCCAGGGAACCCAGCATCCTCATGTTCTGTGTAAAGAGAGACTCAACTCACATCGTCACTACTGGGAGGTGACGGATGATGAGGAATCTAACAGGTTACCCAATCTAGCGCAGAGAGACTCCTGGTATGTGGGAGTGTGTACATCCACAGCAGCAGAGAGCAAAGTCAAACTTACTCTGACTCCAGAAAATGGCTACTGGATTCTTCATTATCAAAAAGGAACTGGATTCTTCACCAATGCTGAAACTACATGTACAGCTGCTGTATCAGTGGCATCAAATATACATGTGCTCGGGGTGCACCTAGACTGTGACAATCATACGTTGTCATTTTACAATCCTTGGGATGAAACACATATTTGTACTTTCTACAACATTCCTCCGTTGAAGACATTCATTCCACTTATCTGTCCTGGTCTTACTGCTGGAGATAGTTTGATGTGTGTTAGACAATGTTCCAGACCAGGTCATTATATAAATGGCCAATATGTCGATGACTGA